Proteins encoded in a region of the Teredinibacter purpureus genome:
- the hemH gene encoding ferrochelatase produces MGLFKQEYSGHVFDHGQTGKIGVLISNLGTPNAPTKKALRPYLKQFLADPRVVEFPRLLWWFILNGIILNFRPARSAKSYATVWTEEGSPLAVHTAAQAQKLAESLAESHGTELVVDWAMRYGSPSIADTVQKMLDKGVRKLVVLPLYPQYSAATTASTFDAIAADFTRRRWLPEFRFVTSYHDHPAYIEAIADSIREHWLTHERAEKLLFSYHGVPLNYLHKGDPYHCQCLATSRLVAQSLGLKDDEYLTTFQSRFGRQEWLKPYTDKTLIALAEEGITSVSVICPGFSSDCLETIEEIGEENRDYFLNAGGQHFDYIPALNSTPGHIQLLKRLVTDNLQGWLNANTGESQTTLQQRTERHDQCPFNRAQ; encoded by the coding sequence GTGGGTTTGTTTAAGCAGGAGTATAGCGGCCATGTTTTTGACCACGGCCAAACAGGTAAAATCGGCGTGCTTATTAGCAATCTTGGCACGCCCAATGCGCCAACCAAAAAGGCCCTTCGGCCTTATCTTAAGCAATTTTTGGCCGACCCTCGAGTAGTCGAGTTTCCGAGACTGCTTTGGTGGTTTATTCTCAATGGCATAATATTAAATTTTCGGCCCGCACGATCGGCAAAATCCTATGCTACGGTCTGGACAGAAGAAGGTTCACCCTTAGCCGTTCATACGGCAGCGCAAGCTCAGAAGCTCGCCGAGTCATTAGCCGAATCACACGGCACCGAGCTTGTTGTAGACTGGGCGATGCGTTACGGTTCGCCCTCCATCGCTGACACCGTACAAAAGATGCTCGACAAAGGTGTGCGAAAACTGGTCGTCTTACCTCTTTACCCGCAATACTCCGCAGCAACTACCGCTTCAACCTTTGATGCCATTGCAGCCGATTTTACCCGCAGACGATGGCTACCCGAGTTCCGTTTCGTGACAAGCTATCACGATCACCCGGCCTATATTGAAGCCATTGCTGATAGCATTCGCGAACATTGGCTTACACATGAACGCGCGGAAAAACTATTGTTCTCCTATCATGGCGTGCCGTTAAATTACCTTCACAAGGGTGACCCTTATCATTGCCAGTGCCTCGCAACATCGCGTCTTGTTGCGCAATCGCTAGGATTAAAAGACGATGAATACCTTACCACGTTCCAGTCGCGCTTCGGCCGTCAAGAATGGTTGAAACCCTATACAGACAAAACCTTAATTGCACTGGCAGAAGAAGGCATAACATCGGTTTCCGTGATCTGTCCGGGCTTCTCATCCGATTGCCTCGAAACCATTGAAGAAATTGGCGAAGAAAATCGCGATTACTTTTTAAATGCAGGTGGTCAGCACTTTGACTACATACCCGCACTAAACAGTACTCCTGGACATATTCAGCTGTTAAAACGTCTTGTAACCGACAACCTGCAGGGCTGGTTAAACGCCAACACCGGCGAAAGCCAAACCACACTGCAGCAGCGCACCGAGCGGCATGACCAATGCCCGTTTAATCGCGCTCAGTAA
- a CDS encoding XrtA/PEP-CTERM system exopolysaccharide export protein — MTLSLKMIIVLLLGTMLTACGSNNFAKGKPVYQPPEATEAYKIGVADALTINVWRNPELSLAVPVRPDGKISMPLAGDVRASGQTAEELAERISEELKAFVRNPQVTVIVTNPNSAEFQRRIRITGAVNGQKSMPYRDGMTVLDLVLEAGGLTEFAKANKTKLYRNSGGTIKIYPIYLDDILNKGKLETNYPLLPSDIVTVPERAF; from the coding sequence ATGACATTATCCTTAAAAATGATAATAGTGCTGTTACTAGGCACTATGTTGACGGCTTGCGGGTCCAATAACTTTGCCAAGGGCAAGCCGGTATACCAGCCGCCAGAGGCAACGGAGGCTTATAAAATTGGTGTTGCTGATGCGCTTACGATCAATGTTTGGCGTAACCCGGAGTTATCGTTAGCTGTACCAGTACGCCCAGACGGTAAGATCTCAATGCCATTGGCAGGTGATGTGCGTGCTTCTGGGCAAACAGCGGAAGAGCTTGCGGAGCGTATTAGCGAAGAGCTAAAAGCGTTTGTGCGTAACCCTCAAGTTACCGTTATTGTAACTAACCCGAACAGTGCTGAATTTCAACGACGCATTCGGATTACGGGAGCGGTGAATGGTCAGAAATCTATGCCGTACCGAGACGGCATGACCGTGCTTGATTTAGTGCTCGAAGCTGGTGGGTTAACAGAATTTGCTAAGGCCAATAAAACCAAACTCTACCGCAATAGTGGTGGCACTATAAAAATTTACCCCATTTACCTCGATGACATTTTAAACAAAGGTAAGCTTGAAACTAATTACCCACTGTTACCTTCCGATATTGTTACGGTTCCCGAAAGAGCATTTTAA
- a CDS encoding class I SAM-dependent RNA methyltransferase has translation MLRIGQQFKGEVKDLASDGRGVVTHPSGRTFFVPGVWQGESGEFCITGLKGRIGFAALTTLNEGGRSAQRVPPSCQHQGVTQKDCGGCPWQFMAYDAQLAAKQARVIQAMLRLGCDKTVQPIVPSEKQLGYRNRAQLKSNGQVVGYMAANSNNIVAIEGCPVLSDTNQQTLADLRRVLPNTKWSPSRHHKWVTLDIDETVTAASVSVNARLPFQQANSAQNLQIRRWLKAGLSGLVEGKTVLELFCGSGNLTEVIVESQAACVIAVEAVPAALVQLRARAWPMVETVVCDLFSEEHAEKLRPLAKRAEVLVLDPPRDGVKITAPLLGKKSSIKTIFYISCDLATFSRDLAVFMAHGFKVCEVQPLDMFPHTPHIEIMACLTRK, from the coding sequence GTGTTACGAATCGGTCAACAGTTTAAAGGCGAAGTGAAAGATTTAGCCAGTGATGGGCGGGGCGTTGTTACTCACCCTTCGGGGCGAACTTTCTTTGTGCCGGGTGTGTGGCAAGGCGAATCGGGTGAATTTTGCATAACAGGTTTGAAAGGCCGTATTGGTTTTGCGGCCTTAACCACCTTGAATGAGGGCGGCAGGAGTGCGCAGCGCGTGCCACCTTCTTGTCAACATCAGGGCGTTACACAGAAGGACTGCGGCGGATGCCCTTGGCAATTTATGGCGTACGATGCCCAGTTAGCAGCCAAGCAAGCGCGAGTAATACAGGCGATGTTGCGGTTGGGGTGTGATAAGACGGTTCAACCTATTGTGCCGTCGGAAAAACAGTTGGGCTATCGAAACCGAGCACAACTGAAGTCCAATGGCCAGGTAGTGGGTTACATGGCAGCGAATTCCAATAACATTGTAGCGATAGAGGGCTGTCCGGTATTGAGCGACACGAATCAGCAAACCTTAGCAGATTTAAGGCGTGTGTTGCCCAATACGAAATGGTCACCGTCGCGACACCATAAGTGGGTAACGTTGGATATTGATGAAACGGTTACCGCAGCCAGTGTCAGCGTGAATGCGCGATTACCTTTTCAGCAGGCTAACAGTGCTCAAAATCTGCAAATTCGACGGTGGCTAAAGGCAGGTTTGTCTGGGTTGGTGGAGGGTAAAACCGTACTTGAGTTGTTTTGTGGCTCGGGTAATTTAACGGAGGTTATTGTTGAATCGCAGGCGGCGTGTGTTATTGCGGTGGAAGCGGTGCCAGCGGCTTTGGTTCAGTTGCGAGCACGTGCTTGGCCCATGGTAGAAACGGTGGTGTGTGATTTGTTTTCTGAAGAGCATGCGGAAAAGTTGCGGCCCTTGGCAAAGCGCGCTGAGGTACTGGTATTAGATCCACCCCGTGATGGGGTCAAAATTACCGCGCCCCTTCTGGGTAAGAAGTCGTCAATTAAGACTATATTCTACATTTCGTGTGATTTAGCAACGTTTAGCCGCGATCTTGCGGTCTTTATGGCGCATGGTTTTAAGGTCTGTGAGGTGCAACCGTTGGATATGTTTCCCCATACGCCACATATTGAAATAATGGCCTGCCTAACACGTAAATAA
- a CDS encoding cellulase family glycosylhydrolase, which produces MTTNFLKNCSLQLVKVGATVATAMAIASNAWAGFSVSGTQLLDANGNNFVMRGVNHAHAWYTGETGSIADIANAGANTVRVVLSNGDQWTRNSQSDVANIVSLCKQNQLICVLEVHDATGGGEESGVGTIASAAQYWVDIAGALTGEEDYVIINIANEPVGNNQADSMWINDHRSAIQTLRSAGLTHTLMIDAPNWGQDWDNVMYNNASDVAAADSQNNTMFSVHMYEVYQDRSTIENYVSGFLSNHNLPLIVGEFGADHQGSFVDADSIMAVAQEYGIGYLGWSWSGNGDCCIDLDMTNSFNAGSLTTWGDRIINGANGIKQTAQRASVYGGGSSSSSSSSSSSSSSSSSSSSSSSSSSSSSSSSSSSSTGQCTEMCKWYQDDPRALCSDPDTGFGWENNASCIGRNYCETQGAGEGGIVSDCASSSSSVSSSSSSSSSSSSSSSSSSSVSSSSSSSSSSSSSSSSSSSSSSTGGQQCDWYGTLHPVCNNQSSGWGYENNESCIGATTCEGQDGNGGIVGGSSSSSSSSSSSSSSSSSSSSSSSSSSSTGNGGVCDWYGSSYPICADTSSGWGYENNESCVSQSTCSSQ; this is translated from the coding sequence ATGACGACTAATTTTTTAAAGAACTGTTCGCTTCAGTTAGTAAAAGTTGGCGCAACTGTCGCTACAGCTATGGCGATTGCATCAAACGCTTGGGCCGGTTTTTCGGTTTCAGGTACTCAGCTGTTAGATGCCAATGGCAATAATTTCGTTATGCGCGGCGTGAACCATGCGCACGCTTGGTATACAGGCGAAACCGGTTCTATTGCCGATATCGCTAATGCCGGTGCGAACACTGTACGTGTTGTATTGAGTAACGGTGATCAATGGACACGTAACAGCCAGTCTGACGTAGCCAATATTGTGTCATTGTGTAAGCAAAACCAATTGATTTGTGTTTTAGAAGTTCACGATGCTACTGGTGGTGGTGAAGAAAGTGGCGTAGGTACAATTGCGAGCGCTGCTCAATACTGGGTTGATATCGCCGGTGCGTTAACCGGTGAAGAAGACTACGTGATTATTAACATCGCAAATGAGCCTGTTGGTAACAACCAGGCCGACTCAATGTGGATTAATGACCACCGTAGCGCGATTCAAACATTGCGTTCAGCGGGTTTAACGCACACGTTAATGATCGATGCTCCAAACTGGGGACAAGATTGGGATAACGTGATGTACAACAACGCCTCTGATGTTGCGGCTGCCGATAGCCAGAACAACACTATGTTTAGCGTTCACATGTATGAGGTTTACCAAGATCGTAGCACCATTGAAAACTACGTATCTGGTTTCCTAAGCAACCACAACCTACCTTTAATTGTGGGTGAGTTTGGTGCAGATCACCAAGGTTCATTCGTTGATGCAGATTCCATCATGGCTGTTGCTCAGGAATATGGTATTGGTTACTTAGGTTGGAGCTGGTCAGGTAATGGCGATTGTTGTATCGATCTCGATATGACGAACAGCTTTAATGCCGGTAGCTTAACGACTTGGGGCGACCGTATTATTAATGGTGCTAACGGAATTAAGCAAACTGCTCAGCGTGCATCTGTGTATGGCGGCGGTTCTAGCTCTTCTTCTAGCTCCTCTTCAAGCTCATCGTCTTCAAGCAGCTCAAGCAGCAGTTCGTCTTCTAGTAGCTCGTCTTCAAGCAGCTCAAGCAGCAGTTCGTCTACTGGCCAGTGTACTGAAATGTGTAAATGGTACCAAGATGATCCCCGTGCATTGTGTAGCGATCCCGATACCGGTTTTGGTTGGGAAAATAACGCTTCATGTATTGGTCGCAACTACTGTGAGACACAAGGTGCCGGTGAAGGTGGTATCGTAAGTGATTGCGCTAGTTCAAGTTCTTCGGTAAGCAGCTCTAGCTCTTCTTCTAGTTCTTCAAGCTCATCTTCAAGCAGCAGTTCTTCAGTAAGCAGTAGCTCATCTTCAAGTAGCAGTTCATCTTCAAGCAGCAGCTCATCTTCAAGCAGCAGTTCTACTGGTGGTCAGCAGTGTGATTGGTACGGTACGTTGCACCCTGTATGTAACAACCAAAGCAGTGGTTGGGGCTACGAGAACAACGAAAGCTGTATTGGCGCTACTACTTGTGAAGGTCAAGACGGTAACGGCGGCATAGTCGGTGGAAGCTCTAGTTCTTCTAGCAGTTCATCTTCTTCTAGCAGCTCGTCTTCATCAAGCAGCTCGTCTTCATCAAGCAGCTCGTCTACTGGTAATGGTGGTGTATGTGATTGGTATGGCTCAAGCTATCCTATCTGTGCCGACACTAGCAGTGGTTGGGGCTATGAGAACAATGAAAGCTGTGTTTCTCAGAGCACCTGTAGCTCTCAGTAA
- a CDS encoding S-(hydroxymethyl)glutathione dehydrogenase/class III alcohol dehydrogenase — translation MKTRAAVAFGAGKPLEIVDVDLEGPKTGEVLVELKATGVCHTDAFTLSGDDPEGAFPAILGHEGAGIVQEVGPGVTSLKPGDHVIPLYTPECGHCDFCRHPKTNLCQSIRSTQGQGLMPDGTSRFSFEGKPILHYMGCSTFSNYSVMPEIALAKIREDAPFDKVCYIGCGVTTGIGAVLFTMKVEAGTTVAVFGLGGIGLNVIQGARMAGASRIIGIDTNPAREALGKQFGMTDFINPQSVENVTDTIIQMTGGGVDYSFECIGNVNVMRQALECCHKGWGESCIVGVAGAGQEISTRPFQLVTGRSWRGTAFGGARGRTDVPKIVDWYMDGKINIDDLITHTMPLDDINTAFDLMHEGKSIRSVVLY, via the coding sequence ATGAAAACACGTGCAGCAGTGGCCTTTGGTGCCGGAAAACCCTTAGAGATTGTTGATGTTGACCTCGAGGGCCCTAAAACGGGCGAGGTTTTAGTCGAGCTAAAAGCGACGGGTGTCTGCCATACCGACGCGTTTACCCTCTCAGGGGACGACCCAGAAGGCGCGTTTCCCGCTATTTTAGGTCATGAAGGCGCAGGGATTGTACAAGAAGTTGGTCCCGGCGTTACCTCACTAAAACCCGGCGATCATGTGATTCCACTTTACACGCCCGAATGCGGCCATTGTGACTTCTGCCGTCACCCCAAGACCAATCTCTGTCAATCCATTAGAAGCACGCAAGGGCAAGGCTTAATGCCAGACGGTACCAGCCGTTTCTCCTTTGAAGGAAAACCCATTTTGCATTACATGGGATGCTCTACCTTCTCAAATTATTCTGTTATGCCAGAAATCGCCCTCGCAAAGATTCGCGAAGACGCACCCTTCGATAAAGTGTGTTACATCGGGTGCGGTGTTACCACCGGCATAGGCGCTGTATTGTTCACCATGAAAGTTGAAGCCGGCACTACTGTTGCGGTGTTCGGTTTGGGCGGCATTGGCTTGAATGTAATTCAGGGCGCCCGCATGGCCGGCGCCTCTCGTATTATCGGTATCGACACCAACCCCGCTCGCGAGGCTCTGGGGAAACAGTTTGGCATGACCGATTTCATCAACCCACAGTCCGTCGAAAATGTTACCGACACGATCATTCAAATGACCGGCGGTGGCGTGGATTACAGTTTCGAATGTATCGGCAACGTCAACGTTATGCGACAAGCCCTCGAATGCTGCCATAAAGGCTGGGGGGAAAGCTGTATTGTCGGTGTCGCCGGTGCTGGGCAAGAAATTTCCACACGCCCATTCCAGCTCGTAACAGGCCGGTCTTGGCGTGGCACAGCCTTTGGCGGTGCTCGTGGTAGAACCGACGTACCCAAAATTGTAGATTGGTACATGGACGGCAAAATAAACATTGATGACTTGATAACGCATACTATGCCGCTTGATGACATCAACACCGCCTTCGATCTTATGCACGAAGGTAAAAGTATTCGCTCCGTCGTACTGTACTAA
- a CDS encoding TIGR03013 family XrtA/PEP-CTERM system glycosyltransferase: protein MAYIRIRKHYLHLPYLVLGCIEMIGHGLIAHFLSSLLTPAPEFPFLERAPILSQTLFYAVIMGCCALSMGVYGALTRESFTNMVLRTIVSFFLLGSLAFTLSRFVVPGVTLHQTAIFWSIIASFFMVMLTRVVFSRVIDSQQLRRNVVIYGSGNMAGFLVESAAAEGLRETEIVGCIGESFDDRIPASLHMGIPDDWSAFTQLHNVSEIVVAQDERRKSEGGGVPLYEFLLLKLRAVSISEAVSFYEREFTRMKIPLLSTSWMLYSDGFRYSKSRDVAKRMFDLAISGGLCILLAPFMLLTAIAVYLESGGPVLYHQNRVGYNGKNFRIYKFRSMRQDAEKGGKAIWASKNDSRVTRVGAVIRNTRLDELPQLYNVIRGEMSFVGPRPERPEFVKALGEKLPHYDIRHTVKPGLMGWAQLKYPYGASEEDAKNKLEYDLYYTKNHSFLMDLLIMIQTVEVVLLGKGVH, encoded by the coding sequence GTGGCTTATATCCGTATTAGAAAGCACTATCTTCACTTACCGTATCTCGTTTTAGGTTGTATCGAGATGATCGGTCACGGGCTTATCGCCCATTTTTTATCATCACTACTAACCCCGGCGCCTGAGTTTCCATTTCTTGAGCGAGCGCCCATCCTCAGTCAGACGCTATTTTATGCAGTGATAATGGGGTGCTGTGCGCTATCGATGGGGGTGTACGGCGCGCTAACAAGAGAAAGTTTTACCAACATGGTGTTAAGAACCATCGTAAGCTTTTTCTTGTTGGGTAGTTTGGCGTTTACGCTTTCGCGCTTTGTTGTGCCGGGGGTCACCCTGCATCAAACGGCCATTTTTTGGTCAATAATTGCCAGCTTCTTTATGGTAATGCTAACGCGGGTGGTGTTTTCCCGCGTTATTGATAGCCAGCAGTTGCGCCGCAATGTGGTGATATACGGCAGTGGCAACATGGCCGGCTTTCTTGTGGAGTCTGCGGCGGCTGAAGGTTTGCGAGAAACCGAAATTGTTGGTTGCATCGGGGAAAGCTTTGACGATCGCATTCCCGCGAGCCTCCACATGGGTATTCCAGACGACTGGTCCGCGTTTACTCAGCTGCATAATGTGTCTGAGATTGTCGTGGCGCAGGATGAACGGCGAAAAAGCGAAGGCGGCGGTGTACCGCTTTATGAGTTTTTACTGCTTAAGTTACGCGCCGTCTCCATTTCGGAAGCCGTGTCATTTTATGAGCGTGAATTTACGCGCATGAAAATACCGCTATTGTCCACATCTTGGATGCTATATTCCGACGGTTTTCGTTATTCGAAGAGTCGCGATGTTGCTAAGCGAATGTTTGATCTCGCGATATCCGGTGGCCTTTGTATCCTGCTTGCGCCCTTTATGCTGTTGACGGCTATCGCCGTATACCTCGAATCGGGCGGGCCAGTGTTGTACCACCAAAATCGTGTGGGCTATAACGGTAAAAATTTTCGTATTTATAAATTTCGCAGCATGCGCCAAGATGCTGAAAAAGGCGGTAAAGCGATATGGGCGTCTAAAAACGATAGCCGTGTTACACGAGTAGGCGCGGTTATCCGCAATACTCGGCTTGATGAGTTGCCACAGCTCTATAATGTCATACGAGGCGAAATGAGTTTCGTTGGCCCGAGACCAGAGCGGCCCGAATTTGTAAAAGCGTTAGGTGAAAAACTACCGCATTACGATATTCGCCATACCGTTAAGCCCGGGCTAATGGGCTGGGCGCAGCTAAAGTATCCTTACGGCGCTTCAGAGGAAGACGCGAAAAACAAACTGGAATACGATCTTTACTACACCAAGAATCATAGTTTTCTCATGGATCTACTTATTATGATTCAAACAGTTGAGGTAGTACTGTTGGGCAAGGGTGTCCACTAA
- a CDS encoding XrtA system polysaccharide chain length determinant: protein MELLDIKELIRALSLELVRYKRAFVLTFISISGVIVFMGAGWPQTYETSAVLHVDETNILEPLLRGRAEVGRVDRTNEAREIIYNRQFLEKVIEEAGLMPEPVAPEKIERRVKRLRGTIKIMSLGSEYFRLTYPSSSAEESYQVLNATMNIFIDYTNKKKKEESYSAYQFIDSQVQAYKNQLEDAEQKLKVFKSTNTDGTEAGVANRVGQLRAEIEGLGLAKSETTSRLSALRKQLTSESSYLKARSRLETLDRRKRGLTEELESLRLTYQDNYPDIVSIKAQIEEIRKTVERTYEEEGIEPSFTMNDGANPLYEELRIQLSVAEVDLRTQTQRINSLNKLLSNELVRAEKVASNEAKLTELTRDYDVTQGVYEEMLGRKENARLSMVLDIEGQGVSYQIHEPAVYPLQSIGLKFIQFAVIAPIVGLIVPFGAVFAFIFLDPRLRSSKPINRAFNGTRFIIDVPYCYSALGKRIMRRDILVLILTLVVFFAAYIGFIYNRLYMT, encoded by the coding sequence ATGGAATTATTGGATATAAAAGAGTTAATACGAGCGCTTAGCTTAGAGCTTGTGCGGTATAAGCGTGCCTTCGTATTAACATTTATTTCTATAAGCGGCGTTATTGTGTTTATGGGTGCCGGTTGGCCGCAAACCTATGAAACTAGCGCAGTCTTACATGTAGATGAAACCAACATTTTAGAGCCGCTATTGCGTGGTCGAGCGGAAGTTGGTCGCGTAGACCGTACTAACGAAGCCCGTGAAATTATCTATAATCGCCAATTTTTAGAAAAAGTTATTGAAGAAGCGGGGTTGATGCCTGAGCCTGTGGCGCCCGAAAAAATTGAAAGGCGGGTGAAACGGCTACGCGGCACTATAAAAATTATGTCGCTTGGTAGTGAATATTTTCGATTGACCTATCCCTCCAGTAGTGCAGAAGAGTCGTATCAAGTGCTTAACGCGACTATGAATATTTTTATAGATTACACCAACAAAAAGAAGAAAGAAGAGAGTTACTCGGCTTATCAGTTTATCGACTCTCAAGTGCAAGCGTATAAAAACCAGCTAGAAGATGCTGAGCAAAAACTGAAAGTGTTTAAATCGACGAACACTGACGGCACTGAAGCTGGTGTTGCTAACCGTGTAGGACAGCTTCGCGCTGAAATTGAAGGCTTAGGGTTAGCTAAATCGGAAACAACCTCGCGTCTTAGTGCGCTGAGAAAACAGCTAACGTCTGAATCCAGTTATTTAAAGGCGCGTAGTCGGTTAGAAACGTTAGATAGGCGTAAGCGAGGGTTAACAGAAGAGCTAGAATCGTTACGCCTTACCTATCAAGATAATTATCCCGATATTGTCTCGATTAAGGCGCAAATTGAAGAAATTAGAAAAACGGTTGAGCGCACCTATGAAGAAGAAGGGATCGAACCGAGTTTCACTATGAACGATGGTGCGAACCCATTGTATGAAGAATTACGTATTCAACTTTCCGTTGCCGAAGTCGATTTAAGAACGCAAACACAGCGAATAAATTCGTTGAATAAATTGTTGAGTAATGAGTTAGTGCGTGCTGAAAAAGTGGCCTCCAACGAAGCGAAATTAACGGAGCTAACGCGAGACTATGATGTGACTCAGGGCGTTTACGAAGAAATGCTCGGTCGAAAAGAAAACGCAAGATTGTCGATGGTGTTGGATATTGAAGGGCAGGGCGTGTCTTACCAAATACATGAACCCGCTGTTTATCCTTTACAGTCTATTGGTTTGAAGTTTATTCAGTTCGCCGTGATCGCACCGATAGTGGGATTGATTGTTCCATTTGGTGCTGTCTTTGCGTTTATTTTTCTTGACCCTCGATTACGCTCCTCCAAGCCCATTAATAGGGCTTTTAACGGCACGCGTTTTATTATCGACGTTCCTTACTGCTATTCGGCGCTGGGTAAAAGAATCATGCGCCGGGATATTTTAGTGTTAATACTGACGCTAGTAGTGTTTTTTGCTGCTTATATAGGTTTTATCTATAACCGGCTTTACATGACGTAG
- the fghA gene encoding S-formylglutathione hydrolase has product MLEIARQKCFDGDQLRFQHTSTALNCSMRFSLYLPPQAQHTPVPVLFWLSGLTCTDENFVQKAGAQAYAAQHGVAIIAPDTSPRGEGVPDDPEKSWDFGLGASFYLDATTQPWQQHYQMQTYVCEELPALLAQHFPMLLPRYSIFGHSMGGHGAITLGLKNPQLFTSISAFSPICAPMRCPWGEKAFEHYLGDDETQWQTYDTCWLVENGAVKTPLLIDQGCDDDFLEEQLQPQLLQHSCAQHNHPLTLNMREGYDHSYFFIASFIRNHIAYHAGYLAP; this is encoded by the coding sequence ATGCTCGAAATCGCTCGCCAAAAATGCTTCGACGGCGACCAGCTTCGCTTTCAACACACCAGTACGGCGCTCAATTGCAGCATGCGCTTTTCGTTGTACCTGCCCCCACAGGCACAACACACACCCGTACCGGTACTTTTTTGGCTTTCTGGCCTCACCTGCACCGACGAAAACTTTGTGCAAAAAGCGGGCGCACAAGCCTACGCCGCCCAGCACGGTGTTGCCATTATTGCGCCCGATACCAGCCCGCGAGGTGAAGGCGTACCCGATGATCCCGAAAAAAGCTGGGATTTCGGCCTAGGCGCAAGCTTCTACCTCGACGCAACAACGCAACCGTGGCAACAGCACTACCAAATGCAAACGTACGTATGTGAGGAGTTGCCGGCGCTATTGGCACAGCATTTCCCCATGCTTTTACCCCGATACAGTATTTTTGGTCACTCTATGGGAGGGCACGGCGCAATCACGTTGGGGCTCAAAAACCCACAGCTGTTCACGTCTATTTCCGCGTTTTCCCCCATCTGTGCACCCATGCGCTGCCCTTGGGGCGAAAAAGCTTTCGAGCACTATCTAGGTGATGATGAAACGCAATGGCAAACCTACGATACCTGCTGGTTAGTGGAAAATGGGGCGGTTAAAACGCCTCTGCTGATTGATCAGGGCTGCGACGACGACTTTCTCGAAGAGCAATTACAGCCACAATTATTGCAACATTCCTGCGCGCAGCACAATCATCCTCTAACCTTAAACATGCGTGAGGGTTACGATCACAGCTATTTCTTTATCGCGAGCTTTATCCGTAATCACATCGCCTACCATGCGGGATATTTGGCACCCTAA